In Pseudoxanthomonas indica, the following are encoded in one genomic region:
- a CDS encoding sensor histidine kinase: MSHRHERSLKGKLLVTLMSVMLGGWLFWFGCQYLQVSRQQSGHWDGSLREVGQQILLSMPSDVDAVEGSRRLTLPGDLQAEPNTKFDKIRFQVWSLQRRASIVSSKGAPAEPLQPAFRDGLATTRAAGEDWRVYAITDASGRVQVQVGMARSQLQAELGYWLKVSLLSALALLFALALAIWAAIQWSLRPVNRLRDQMAQREAMDLAPLSTRDIPREIKPLLASFNDLLARLSQAMQGERQFLADAAHELRTPLAALLTQTQVALRAGSQADAREALVQLSQGIERTSRLAQQLLDSARIDASQRGQEHAVVELADVISLVAREFEGMAARRQQTISLDTGLASVRGDLDDLGVLVRNLIDNAVRYSGEQGHIRVHCARRADGGVEMTVSDNGPGVPLDERERIFERFFRGSTGNGERGSGIGLSLVQRIARAHGATLSVEDGRDACGLCVRVVFPAA, from the coding sequence ATGAGCCACCGCCACGAGCGATCACTGAAAGGCAAGCTGCTGGTCACGCTGATGAGCGTGATGCTGGGTGGTTGGCTGTTCTGGTTCGGCTGCCAATACCTGCAGGTCTCGCGCCAGCAAAGCGGGCATTGGGATGGTTCCTTGCGCGAAGTGGGGCAGCAGATCCTGTTGTCCATGCCGAGCGACGTCGATGCGGTGGAAGGCAGCAGGCGCTTGACCCTGCCCGGCGATCTGCAGGCCGAGCCGAACACCAAGTTCGACAAGATCCGCTTCCAGGTCTGGAGCCTGCAGCGGCGCGCCAGCATCGTGTCGTCCAAGGGCGCACCGGCCGAACCGCTGCAACCTGCCTTCCGTGATGGCCTGGCCACCACCCGCGCGGCGGGCGAAGACTGGCGCGTGTACGCCATCACCGATGCCAGTGGCCGCGTGCAGGTACAGGTGGGCATGGCGCGCTCGCAGTTGCAGGCGGAACTGGGTTACTGGCTCAAGGTGAGCTTGTTGTCGGCGCTGGCCCTGCTGTTTGCGCTGGCGCTGGCGATCTGGGCGGCGATTCAATGGAGCCTGCGTCCGGTCAACCGGCTGCGCGATCAGATGGCGCAGCGCGAGGCGATGGATCTGGCGCCGCTGTCGACGCGGGATATCCCGCGCGAGATCAAACCGCTGCTGGCATCGTTCAACGACCTGCTCGCGCGCCTGTCGCAGGCGATGCAGGGCGAGCGGCAATTCCTCGCCGATGCGGCGCACGAACTGCGCACGCCACTGGCCGCCTTGTTGACGCAGACGCAGGTGGCCTTGCGCGCCGGCAGCCAGGCCGATGCGCGCGAAGCGCTGGTGCAGCTGTCGCAAGGCATCGAGCGTACCTCGCGGCTGGCGCAGCAGTTGCTGGACTCCGCGCGCATCGACGCCTCGCAGCGTGGCCAGGAGCATGCGGTGGTCGAGCTGGCCGACGTCATCAGCCTGGTCGCGCGCGAATTCGAAGGCATGGCCGCGCGCCGCCAGCAGACCATCAGCCTGGATACCGGATTGGCGTCGGTGCGTGGCGACCTGGATGATCTGGGCGTGCTGGTGCGCAACCTGATCGACAATGCGGTGCGTTACAGCGGCGAGCAGGGCCACATCCGCGTGCACTGCGCGCGGCGCGCCGACGGCGGCGTGGAAATGACCGTCAGCGACAACGGCCCGGGCGTGCCATTGGACGAGCGCGAGCGGATCTTCGAACGCTTCTTCCGCGGCAGCACCGGCAACGGTGAACGCGGCAGCGGCATCGGCCTGTCGCTGGTGCAGCGGATTGCCCGCGCCCATGGCGCGACGCTGTCGGTGGAAGATGGCCGCGATGCGTGCGGCCTGTGCGTGCGCGTGGTCTTTCCCGCCGCGTAG
- the ubiB gene encoding ubiquinone biosynthesis regulatory protein kinase UbiB, with translation MRPVLRASRIGRVLLRYRLDDLLDDTPAERWLKLARPFVPRASAEIAVQPRGARLRLALQELGPIFVKFGQILSTRRDLVPPDVAEELALLQDRVKPFDGDQARMIVERALGQPIDQAFADFDTTPLASASIAQVHAALLPGGREVVVKVLRPDIEKQIAGDISLLKSLASLVERAHPSADKIRPKEIVAEIESTLAAELDLQREGANASVMRRFWKDSDDLYVPEIIWSHTSDRVLTMERVHGIPSDDIAALDAAGIDRRALAAKGVRVFYTQVFRDNFFHADAHAGNIWVDTDPARRANPRFIALDFGITGQLSSEDQYYLAENFMAIFNKDYRRIAELHVEAGWMPASVRIDELEAAARAVCEPYFTRPLSEISLAEVLLKLFRTAQRYELTLQPQLILLQKTLLNIEGVGRQLDPQLDIWAVARPVLERILLERYSPQRAIQELRKRLPELMTRAPDMPRLIHTWLTQQTEGRHELAMRSRDLADLAGTMRGMQRRVVAAILGVGLLLVAAVLYGLEAGGPRIFSVPASAWIAGIGGLWALLAAWPRR, from the coding sequence ATGAGGCCGGTGTTGCGCGCCAGCCGCATCGGCCGGGTGCTGCTGCGCTATCGCCTGGATGACCTGCTCGACGACACCCCGGCCGAGCGCTGGTTGAAGCTGGCGCGCCCGTTCGTGCCGCGCGCCTCTGCCGAGATCGCGGTGCAGCCGCGCGGTGCCCGCCTGCGCCTGGCGCTGCAGGAACTCGGGCCGATCTTCGTCAAGTTCGGCCAGATCCTCTCGACCCGCCGCGACCTGGTGCCGCCGGACGTGGCCGAGGAACTGGCGCTGCTGCAGGATCGCGTCAAACCCTTCGATGGCGATCAGGCGCGGATGATCGTCGAGCGCGCGCTGGGCCAGCCAATCGATCAGGCCTTCGCCGACTTCGACACCACGCCGCTGGCGTCGGCCTCGATTGCCCAGGTGCATGCCGCGCTCCTGCCCGGTGGCCGCGAAGTGGTGGTCAAGGTGCTGCGCCCGGATATCGAAAAGCAGATCGCCGGCGACATCTCCCTGCTCAAGTCGTTGGCGTCGCTGGTGGAGCGCGCCCATCCCAGCGCCGACAAGATCCGGCCGAAGGAAATCGTCGCCGAGATTGAATCCACCCTTGCCGCCGAACTGGATCTGCAACGCGAAGGCGCCAACGCCAGCGTGATGCGGCGCTTCTGGAAGGACTCCGACGATCTGTACGTGCCGGAGATCATCTGGAGCCACACCAGCGACCGCGTGCTGACTATGGAGCGCGTGCACGGCATTCCCTCCGACGACATCGCCGCACTCGACGCCGCCGGCATCGATCGGCGCGCGCTGGCGGCCAAGGGCGTGCGGGTGTTCTACACCCAGGTGTTCCGCGACAACTTCTTCCACGCCGACGCGCACGCCGGCAACATCTGGGTCGATACCGATCCGGCGCGGCGCGCCAATCCACGTTTCATCGCGCTGGATTTCGGCATCACCGGCCAGCTCTCGTCCGAGGATCAGTACTACCTGGCCGAGAACTTCATGGCCATCTTCAACAAGGACTACCGGCGCATCGCCGAGCTGCACGTGGAAGCGGGCTGGATGCCGGCCAGCGTGCGCATCGACGAACTGGAAGCGGCGGCGCGCGCGGTCTGCGAACCGTACTTCACCCGGCCGCTGTCGGAGATTTCGCTGGCCGAAGTGCTGCTCAAGCTGTTCCGCACCGCCCAGCGCTACGAACTGACCCTGCAGCCGCAGCTGATCCTGTTGCAGAAAACCCTGCTCAACATCGAGGGCGTGGGCCGGCAACTGGATCCGCAGCTGGACATCTGGGCAGTGGCGCGGCCGGTGCTCGAACGGATCCTGCTGGAACGCTACAGCCCGCAGCGCGCCATCCAGGAACTGCGCAAGCGCCTGCCCGAACTGATGACGCGTGCGCCGGACATGCCGCGCCTGATCCACACCTGGCTGACCCAGCAGACCGAAGGCCGGCATGAGCTGGCCATGCGCTCGCGCGATCTGGCCGACCTGGCCGGGACCATGCGCGGCATGCAGCGACGGGTGGTGGCGGCGATCCTGGGCGTGGGCCTGCTGCTGGTGGCGGCGGTGCTGTACGGCCTGGAAGCGGGTGGACCGCGCATTTTTTCGGTGCCGGCTTCGGCATGGATTGCCGGCATCGGCGGCTTGTGGGCGTTGCTGGCGGCGTGGCCACGGCGCTAG
- a CDS encoding response regulator transcription factor — MHVLLVEDDRMLGDAVAAALRQDGWEVTRAEDAGAARTALVDHGFSAVLLDLGLPRGSGLDVLAAMRQRYDSTPVLIVTARDQLSDRVRGLDAGADDYVVKPFLTDELCARLRAVVRRSQGRVTPVLRYRDVELDPAARSVSRGGSAVKLGVHEYRTLLALMERAGRVVPRDALESLVYGGDGSIESNTIAVYIHQLRRKLGEDFITTVHGFGYRVGDAE, encoded by the coding sequence ATGCATGTACTGCTGGTCGAAGACGACCGGATGCTGGGCGACGCCGTCGCCGCGGCGTTGCGCCAGGATGGCTGGGAAGTGACCCGCGCCGAGGATGCCGGCGCCGCCCGCACGGCGCTGGTGGATCACGGCTTTTCCGCCGTGCTGCTGGATCTGGGGCTGCCGCGCGGCTCCGGCCTGGACGTGCTGGCCGCGATGCGGCAGCGCTATGACAGCACGCCGGTGTTGATTGTCACCGCCCGCGATCAGCTCAGCGACCGCGTGCGCGGGCTGGATGCCGGCGCCGACGACTACGTGGTGAAGCCGTTCCTGACCGATGAGCTGTGCGCACGCCTGCGTGCGGTAGTGCGCCGCAGCCAGGGCCGGGTCACGCCGGTGCTGCGCTACCGCGATGTCGAGCTGGATCCGGCCGCCCGCAGCGTCAGCCGTGGCGGCAGCGCGGTGAAGCTGGGCGTGCACGAATACCGCACCCTGCTGGCGCTGATGGAACGCGCCGGCCGGGTGGTGCCGCGCGATGCGCTGGAGTCGCTGGTCTACGGCGGCGACGGCAGCATCGAGAGCAACACCATCGCGGTCTACATCCACCAGCTGCGGCGCAAGCTGGGCGAGGATTTCATCACCACCGTGCATGGTTTCGGCTATCGGGTCGGAGACGCCGAATGA
- a CDS encoding N-acetylmuramoyl-L-alanine amidase translates to MCALLALASCVSTPVSERNPLARWEASPNYEPRRPILIVIHATEQDSVQESLLTLRTANSGGPVSSHYLIGRDGQRYQLVADDQRAWHAGGGHWGTITDVNSVSLGIELDNNGRDEFAPAQIDSLLVLLGDLCERHDIPRTQIVAHADFAPTRKQDPGTRFPWQRLAEAGFGRWPAADAPPAAEGFDPWNALRLLGYPLTDRAATVRAFHRRYRGTDGDQLDVEDLRILSSLVSQVEGS, encoded by the coding sequence TTGTGCGCGTTGCTGGCCCTGGCCAGCTGCGTAAGCACGCCGGTCAGCGAGCGCAATCCGTTGGCGCGGTGGGAAGCCTCGCCCAACTACGAACCGCGCCGGCCGATCCTGATCGTCATCCATGCCACCGAGCAGGATTCGGTGCAGGAGAGCCTGCTGACCCTGCGCACCGCCAATTCGGGCGGTCCGGTGAGTTCGCATTATTTGATTGGCCGCGATGGCCAGCGCTACCAGCTGGTGGCCGATGATCAACGCGCCTGGCATGCCGGCGGCGGACACTGGGGCACCATCACCGACGTCAACTCGGTGTCGCTGGGGATCGAGCTGGACAACAACGGTCGCGACGAATTCGCGCCGGCGCAGATCGACAGCCTGCTGGTGCTGCTGGGTGACCTGTGCGAGCGACATGACATCCCGCGCACGCAGATCGTGGCGCACGCCGACTTCGCGCCCACGCGCAAGCAGGATCCCGGCACGCGCTTTCCCTGGCAGCGCCTGGCCGAGGCGGGCTTCGGTCGTTGGCCGGCAGCGGACGCGCCGCCGGCAGCGGAAGGCTTCGATCCCTGGAATGCCCTGCGCCTGCTGGGCTATCCGCTGACCGACCGCGCGGCCACCGTGCGCGCCTTCCATCGGCGCTATCGCGGCACGGATGGCGACCAGCTGGACGTGGAGGATCTTCGCATCCTGTCCTCGCTGGTGAGCCAGGTCGAAGGCAGCTGA
- the oleC gene encoding olefin beta-lactone synthetase — protein MTEPCNIAASLPRLARDQPDAVAMRCPDAAGRYSIELSYAQLDMRSDAIAAGLGRYGIGRGTRTVVMVRPGPEFFLLMFALFKAGAVPVLVDPGIDRRALRQCLREAAPEAFIGIPLAQLARLLLGWARSARKIVTVGTRRWLWGGTTLAELEADGRNSGPQLADTTPDETAAILFTSGSTGVPKGVVYLHRHFVAQVALLRQAFDLQPGGVDLPTFPPFALFDPALGLTSIIPDMDPTRPAQADPVKLHAAMQRFGVTQLFGSPALMKVLADYGQPLTGLRRVTSAGAPVPPDTVARIRQLLPDDAQFWTPYGATECLPVAVIEGAELESTRAATENGAGTCVGHSVAPNQVRIIAIDDAPISDWSQVRELPRGEVGEITVAGPTVTDSYFHRDKATTLAKIRERDGDGRDRIVHRMGDVGYFDEHGRLWFCGRKTQRVQTTRGTLYTEQVEPIFNVHPQVRRTALVGVGAREWHEPVLCFELLPGVPASRAPVVEEELRLLAQLHPGTMGITRFLHHPAFPVDIRHNAKIGREKLAAWAAKQGTRNA, from the coding sequence ATGACCGAACCCTGCAACATCGCCGCCAGCCTGCCGCGGCTGGCCCGCGACCAGCCCGATGCGGTGGCCATGCGCTGCCCCGATGCGGCCGGACGCTACTCCATCGAGCTCAGTTACGCCCAGCTGGACATGCGCAGCGACGCCATCGCGGCGGGGCTGGGCCGTTACGGCATCGGCCGCGGCACGCGCACGGTGGTGATGGTGCGGCCGGGGCCGGAGTTCTTCCTGTTGATGTTTGCGCTGTTCAAGGCCGGCGCGGTGCCGGTGTTGGTCGACCCCGGCATCGATCGGCGCGCGCTGCGCCAATGCCTGCGGGAAGCGGCGCCGGAGGCCTTCATCGGCATCCCCCTGGCGCAGCTGGCGCGCTTGCTGCTGGGCTGGGCCCGCAGCGCGCGAAAGATTGTCACCGTCGGCACCCGCCGTTGGCTGTGGGGCGGCACCACCCTGGCCGAGCTGGAAGCCGACGGACGCAACAGTGGCCCGCAGTTGGCCGACACCACACCCGATGAAACGGCGGCGATCCTGTTCACCAGCGGCTCCACCGGCGTGCCCAAGGGCGTGGTGTATCTGCATCGCCATTTCGTCGCCCAGGTCGCGCTGCTGCGGCAGGCCTTCGACCTGCAGCCCGGCGGCGTCGACCTGCCGACCTTTCCGCCGTTCGCCTTGTTCGATCCGGCGTTGGGGCTGACCTCGATCATTCCCGACATGGATCCGACCCGACCGGCACAGGCCGACCCGGTGAAGCTGCACGCCGCGATGCAGCGATTCGGCGTGACCCAATTGTTCGGCTCGCCGGCGCTGATGAAGGTGCTGGCTGATTACGGCCAGCCGCTGACCGGCCTGCGCCGGGTGACCTCGGCGGGCGCGCCGGTACCGCCGGACACGGTCGCGCGGATCCGCCAGCTGCTGCCCGATGACGCCCAGTTCTGGACGCCCTACGGCGCCACCGAATGCCTGCCCGTTGCGGTGATCGAAGGCGCGGAACTGGAATCCACCCGCGCCGCCACCGAGAACGGCGCCGGTACCTGCGTGGGTCACTCGGTGGCGCCGAACCAGGTGCGCATCATCGCCATCGACGACGCGCCGATCAGCGACTGGTCGCAGGTGCGCGAATTGCCGCGCGGCGAGGTCGGCGAGATCACCGTGGCCGGACCCACCGTCACCGACAGTTACTTCCATCGCGACAAGGCCACCACGCTCGCCAAGATCCGCGAGCGCGATGGCGACGGGCGGGATCGCATCGTCCATCGCATGGGCGATGTCGGTTACTTCGACGAACACGGCCGGCTGTGGTTCTGCGGGCGCAAGACCCAGCGTGTGCAAACCACCAGGGGGACGCTGTACACGGAGCAGGTCGAGCCGATCTTCAACGTCCATCCGCAGGTGCGGCGCACCGCGCTGGTCGGTGTCGGCGCACGTGAGTGGCACGAGCCGGTGCTGTGCTTCGAGCTGCTGCCCGGCGTACCCGCGTCGCGCGCGCCGGTGGTGGAGGAGGAACTCCGCCTGCTCGCGCAACTGCATCCGGGCACCATGGGCATCACCCGCTTCCTGCATCATCCGGCGTTCCCGGTGGACATCCGCCACAACGCCAAGATCGGACGCGAGAAACTGGCGGCCTGGGCCGCCAAACAGGGGACACGCAACGCATGA
- a CDS encoding DUF1328 domain-containing protein has translation MLRYAVIFFVIALIAAVLGFSGIAGAASNIAWILFVVFLILAIIAMFRGRSVP, from the coding sequence ATGCTGCGCTACGCCGTCATCTTCTTCGTCATTGCCCTGATTGCGGCGGTGCTCGGTTTCAGCGGTATCGCCGGTGCTGCCAGCAACATCGCCTGGATCTTGTTCGTGGTGTTCCTGATCCTGGCCATCATTGCGATGTTCCGCGGTCGCAGCGTCCCCTAA
- a CDS encoding ubiquinone biosynthesis accessory factor UbiJ produces the protein MSATPFDLLKPFAGRALETALNRALALDPDTRAALAPLEGRRIQLTLESPPLALEIRVGGGELQVGPVSEIHEADLAVRSSLGGLLSQLPFLRRDHGAPVGKVRISGDAELARRLQQLASRFDPDWQQPFTAVFGDVIGVQVAQAARAALQQARDGAQRLAENTAEFLTEESRDVVGRAELNAFHDDVDSVRDGVERLAVRVQRLRAGRGDGA, from the coding sequence ATGTCCGCCACCCCCTTTGATCTGCTCAAGCCCTTTGCCGGACGCGCGCTGGAAACCGCGCTCAACCGCGCCTTGGCCCTGGACCCCGATACCCGCGCCGCACTCGCGCCGTTGGAAGGTCGTCGCATCCAGCTGACCCTGGAATCGCCGCCATTGGCCCTGGAAATCCGCGTGGGCGGCGGCGAGTTGCAGGTCGGTCCGGTCAGCGAGATCCACGAAGCCGACCTGGCCGTGCGCAGCAGCCTGGGCGGCCTGCTGTCGCAATTGCCCTTCCTGCGCCGCGATCACGGCGCGCCGGTGGGCAAGGTGCGCATCTCCGGCGATGCCGAACTGGCGCGGCGCCTGCAGCAGCTGGCCAGCCGTTTCGATCCGGACTGGCAGCAACCGTTCACCGCGGTATTCGGTGACGTGATTGGCGTGCAGGTGGCCCAGGCCGCGCGCGCGGCCTTGCAGCAGGCACGCGACGGCGCTCAGCGGCTGGCCGAGAACACCGCCGAATTCCTCACAGAGGAATCGCGTGACGTGGTGGGCCGCGCCGAACTCAATGCCTTCCACGATGACGTGGACAGCGTGCGCGATGGCGTCGAACGGCTGGCGGTGCGCGTGCAACGCCTGCGGGCCGGCCGCGGAGACGGCGCATGA
- a CDS encoding MBL fold metallo-hydrolase, translating into MSACRTVPYPQSPQFADDAFRNPVTPKQPGWREMAALTWRFMFDKPKDTVPDVALPVRSIAREELDAATDGTLYRLGHSTVLIKLEGGWWLTDPVFSERASPVQWAGPKRFHAPALALADLPPITGVILSHDHYDHLDKAAIRALADRVQHFYAPLGVGDLLVEWGVPRNRVSQFDWWQSVQVGNVRLTATPAQHFSGRAPFQNNPTLWASWVFQAPDLSLFFSGDSGYFSGFREIGERFGPFDLTLVECGAYDAQWEGVHMLPAQSVQAHRDLRGRWMLPIHNGTFDLAFHAWHAPLEAVSAEAQRQGVALSTPMIGQAVDAREPQAFTAWWRQPR; encoded by the coding sequence CTGTCCGCTTGCCGCACCGTTCCCTATCCGCAGTCGCCGCAGTTTGCCGACGACGCCTTCCGCAATCCGGTGACGCCCAAGCAACCCGGATGGCGCGAGATGGCGGCGCTGACCTGGCGCTTCATGTTCGACAAGCCCAAGGACACCGTGCCGGACGTAGCGCTGCCGGTGCGTTCGATTGCCCGCGAGGAACTCGACGCAGCGACCGATGGCACCCTGTATCGGCTGGGCCACTCCACCGTCCTGATCAAACTCGAGGGCGGTTGGTGGCTCACCGATCCCGTGTTCTCCGAGCGCGCCTCGCCGGTGCAGTGGGCCGGACCCAAGCGCTTCCATGCGCCGGCGTTGGCGCTGGCGGATCTGCCGCCGATCACCGGCGTGATCCTCTCGCATGACCACTACGATCACCTGGACAAAGCGGCGATCCGCGCACTGGCCGATCGCGTGCAACATTTCTACGCACCACTGGGTGTGGGTGATCTGCTGGTGGAATGGGGTGTGCCGCGCAATCGCGTCAGCCAGTTCGACTGGTGGCAATCGGTGCAGGTCGGCAACGTGCGCCTGACCGCCACGCCGGCGCAGCACTTTTCCGGGCGCGCGCCGTTCCAGAACAATCCCACCCTGTGGGCGTCGTGGGTGTTCCAGGCACCGGATCTGAGCCTGTTCTTCAGCGGCGACAGCGGCTACTTCAGCGGCTTCCGCGAGATTGGCGAACGTTTTGGCCCGTTCGATCTGACCCTGGTCGAATGCGGCGCCTACGACGCGCAATGGGAAGGCGTGCACATGCTGCCGGCGCAAAGCGTGCAGGCGCATCGCGACCTGCGCGGGCGCTGGATGCTGCCGATCCATAACGGCACCTTCGATCTGGCCTTCCACGCATGGCATGCACCGCTGGAGGCTGTCTCCGCGGAGGCGCAGCGGCAAGGCGTGGCCTTGAGCACGCCGATGATCGGCCAGGCCGTCGACGCGCGCGAACCGCAGGCCTTCACCGCGTGGTGGCGTCAGCCCCGATAA
- a CDS encoding GNAT family N-acetyltransferase — MNAFPSLLGRIAPPHAATTYLPDTSVVVDIRRLEREDLPALYVLRQEQRDEVSRHADVVADADALELQEVLFDLPRRCWAWIARDHDEPVGYALATVGYAVLEGGYYLRLESLHVHHAWRRRGIESQLLEAARRTSVDLGCLSLQWSDGAHLPRLSAEGVVHRHAAAHLLPSTASP; from the coding sequence GTGAACGCATTCCCTTCCCTGCTTGGCAGGATTGCCCCGCCTCACGCCGCAACCACCTACCTGCCGGATACATCGGTGGTGGTGGACATCCGACGGCTGGAGCGCGAAGACTTGCCCGCGCTGTACGTCCTGCGCCAGGAGCAGCGCGATGAAGTCAGCCGGCATGCCGATGTCGTGGCCGATGCCGACGCGCTGGAACTGCAGGAAGTCCTGTTCGATCTCCCGCGCCGATGCTGGGCCTGGATCGCACGGGATCACGACGAGCCGGTAGGTTACGCGCTGGCCACCGTCGGCTATGCGGTGCTGGAAGGCGGCTACTACCTGCGCCTGGAATCCCTGCATGTGCACCATGCCTGGCGCCGTCGCGGCATCGAAAGCCAACTGCTGGAAGCAGCGCGGCGCACCTCGGTCGACCTGGGCTGCCTGAGCCTGCAGTGGTCGGACGGCGCGCATCTGCCGCGCCTGTCTGCGGAAGGCGTGGTCCATCGGCATGCCGCCGCACACCTGTTGCCGTCGACGGCGTCGCCTTGA
- the oleD gene encoding 2-alkyl-3-oxoalkanoate reductase, which produces MKILVTGGGGFLGQALCRGLVERGHHVISFNRGHYPALAALGVGQIQGDLADAHAVHHAAAGMDAVFHNAAKAGAWGSYKSYHDANVVGTQNVLDACRAHAISRLVYTSTPSVTHRATHPVEGGTADSVPYGEGFKAPYATTKLIAEKAVLAANGPELATVALRPRLIWGPGDQQILPRLVERARSGRLRIVGDGSNRVDTTYIDNAAQAHFDAFEHLAPGAACAGKAYFISNGEPKPMVELLNALLDAAGAPRVQQRLSFKTAFRIGAVCEALWTVLPLKGEPPMTRFLAEQLSTSHWYSMEPARRDFGYVPRVSFNEGITRLKASLRSDAVLT; this is translated from the coding sequence ATGAAAATCCTGGTCACCGGTGGTGGCGGTTTCCTCGGCCAGGCGCTGTGTCGCGGCCTGGTCGAACGGGGCCATCACGTCATCAGCTTCAACCGTGGCCATTACCCGGCGCTGGCGGCGCTGGGCGTCGGCCAGATTCAAGGCGACCTGGCCGATGCACATGCCGTGCATCACGCCGCCGCCGGCATGGATGCGGTCTTCCACAACGCCGCCAAGGCCGGCGCCTGGGGCAGCTACAAGAGTTACCACGACGCCAATGTGGTCGGCACGCAGAACGTGCTCGATGCCTGCCGCGCGCATGCCATCAGCCGCCTGGTCTACACCTCCACGCCCAGCGTGACTCATCGGGCCACCCATCCGGTCGAAGGCGGCACCGCCGACAGCGTGCCCTATGGCGAGGGCTTCAAGGCACCCTACGCCACCACCAAATTGATCGCGGAAAAGGCGGTGCTGGCGGCCAATGGTCCGGAGCTGGCCACGGTGGCATTGCGACCGCGCCTGATCTGGGGCCCGGGCGATCAGCAGATCCTGCCGCGGCTGGTGGAGCGTGCCCGCAGCGGCCGCCTGCGCATCGTCGGCGACGGCAGCAACCGCGTCGACACCACTTACATCGACAATGCCGCGCAGGCGCACTTCGATGCCTTCGAGCATCTGGCGCCGGGCGCGGCCTGCGCGGGCAAGGCGTACTTCATTTCCAACGGCGAGCCCAAGCCGATGGTCGAGCTGCTCAATGCACTGCTCGATGCCGCCGGCGCGCCGCGGGTGCAGCAGCGTCTTTCCTTCAAGACCGCCTTCCGCATCGGCGCGGTGTGCGAGGCGCTATGGACGGTGTTGCCCTTGAAGGGCGAACCGCCGATGACCCGCTTCCTGGCCGAACAGCTGAGCACGTCGCACTGGTACAGCATGGAGCCGGCCCGGCGCGACTTCGGGTATGTGCCCCGGGTGTCGTTTAACGAAGGAATCACCCGGCTGAAGGCTTCACTCCGCAGCGACGCCGTCCTCACCTGA